The genomic stretch CCAAGTCGAGTTTTGAGTCAGATCAGGTATGAAAATAGAATTTGAAGCAGCAGTTGATTTTGGTgacattcagtttgtttttattagCCCTTTTTGTTACAATCGtcttaataataaataaattaaattaatatacAGTCCTCTCGTACTTCAGTCTCAGAGGGAGACTGTCACGACAAGTGAATTTTGGTAGAATTCTCAGGTACACTCTTGTCGCAAATTAGTGGCAAAATATAGTTACTGTACTCTTTGCTACTCTTTATCAGAGCAAAGCTTCAGCATACAGCTGCCTTCATCCAGCTGCCAATTGGCTTGGAATCTGTGGTTACAGGTGTCATAGACCTGGTGCGATGGAAAGCTTACtattttgaaggaaatcaaGGGTAAGTTGATATGTGGAAATCAATTTTTAGGCCACATGTAACTGATTACTTTATTGATTGTCATAAAATGTCATGTGATACcaaatagctttttttttctggagaaaGACTTCGACAAGGTGCCCCAAATTGAGTGAGAACACCATTTGTAGCGTCATTCAGTTTATTCTTATTAGCCCCTATTGTTACAGTTCCCATAGAGTTTCGTCAGGTCAGAGTTCATCGTACTGTACCGCTCAGAGATAAGCAAACCACATCCGAACGCATTTCAAACTAGTTTCAGACTAGTCTTCAGCTAGTTTGCATTTGACTTTCAACTCGTTCGTTTAGCGCAAACGCAAACGTGTCTTATTAGCCCCTATTGTTACAGTTCCCATAGAGTTTCGTCAGGTCAGATTTCAttgtacagtaccgctcagagaTAAGCAAACCACCGAACGCATTTCAAACTAGTTTCAAACTAGTCTAGTCTCAGAGATAAGCAAACCACTGAACGCATTTCAAACTAGTTTCAAACTAGTCTTCAGCTAGTTTTCATTTGACTTTCAACTCGTTCATTTAGcgcaaacgcaaacgcgttGACCAAAGTCATTAACTTTCCAAAGCATTTGCATCACAAAAGGTTCAATGATGCATTCGAAAAGTAATGTCACAAAATAAAACGCATTCTCGTTGTCTGACTATGCAAAGTTCGGCTTTTGGCCTATTAAACACAAAAAGgtgaatgtttttgaagttttgcATGTCACATAGCCGTGTCATGTACTAGAAAACTTTTGAAGCGACCAAACAGCACTTCAATGACAAGCGTAATGAAAATCCATAGTTTAACGCGCCGGAAAGCAGTTGTAAACTAGATGCCCCTTCTGCTAAAGTCTCTCTTGTTACATGTCATGACCGAGCAATGTTGTTTCGGCCAAACAGGTCCAAAGTAGTGGAAGGTGTCATTCCTGAGGACACGGTCGGAGAGTGCACAAAAAGAAGACAGGAACTAATAGGTATAGTCAAGGAGTGACATATGTATGCACATGTTAGCCTTTGAACACTATCTATATATGGTGGGCCTGAGGATTGGAGGGAGCTGAATGATGCCTGGGTACAAGAATGTGGCAAGTACATACCACATCTTATTCAGGAGTCACTTGGCCTACTTTGATTGCAAGACCCCCTGTGGACCCTGTTCACAGGAAACATGATATTACTTACTGTACATGTGTGGAACATTAGTTACTCTGTACATTTATTCAAAAAGCAAGTTGTGATTGGCTGACTTGTACGAGCGACTGCAACACTGTCTTGGTGACTGGAATGCGGGTGCTTCCTATCTGAAGCAAATGCATTCATATCAAAGGAGACTATAATAGGTTTTGCTCTTTGCCAATAGCAATAGTATGTCAATTGACCATAGAGTTGGGTATGATAGCCTGTTCAGGAAGCATATTTTGACGGGGATTGAATCGAAATGTTGCGAAGGGATCATGCCACCATCTTGGATAGTAAAAGTGATGGAGGGCTGGGGAGAGCGAAAAAATGTTGCAGGAAAGGGTGCAGGTACAATCAACTCCAACCCCACTCTGCAGGCTATGGGTATGATGGAACTTGTACACTGTACAAGACGACAATGTGAATCACAACATTGCGGTTATGAACATGGAGAATGCCATTGATGCTATCAAGAAATGGATGGTTAACAATGCAAAATAAGAGTTCATCATTATCGGTACATTAATTCAACAACTGgcaaaaatcaatgttgataATCTTCGGTAGGTGATGCCCTACTCAAACCACTTAACGAAGTTCGTAACTTAGGGTGTTGGCTAGATCCACAACTAAGTATGATTACACATATCAACAAAGTCTTCCATCTACGCAACATAaggcaccggtggctcagttggttgagcaccgggctgtcacacAGGATTTCATGATTTctactccggccggaccaacactcagggtctttaaataactgaggagaaagtgctgcctttgtaactacatctgcaaatggttagactttcaagtcttctcggataaggccGGCAAGCCAGAGGTCCcatctcacagcccttgttcattaactctgtgggacgttaaagatcccgcACACTATTCAAAAAGAGTAGCCAGCATGTGGTTgccttggcaggattagcttgaagggcttctgtgtgaatgagaccacaaatGTGTATagcagccagaagtcaggctacttagccaagtgctgaaGCCTCGCTTAAACTAATCTTAAACTTAAATAAGGAAAATCAGACTTTTCCTGGATGAAGAAAGCACAAAGACTCTTATTAACGCATTGACTACAAGTCGCTTAGACTACTGTAATATCCTGTTCTATGGTGTTCCTTTAATCCATCTTCAGAAGGCACAGAGGGTGGAAAACACTGCAGCTAGACTTCTTCGTACATTGTAATATTTCCAAGATTTGAACATGTCACACCAACATCAATGCAACTACACTGGCTTCTTGTAAAATCTAGAATTGAATTTAACATCTTATTAATTACATTTAAAGTTATTCATGGATTAACTCCTGACTATCTATCAGAACTGATCACCATTAAAACTCCATGGAGATATAATTATTTAAGATCAAACAATGTGATATTACTTGTACCACCAAAAgtaaaaacactgaaaacattGGGTCAATGTGCATTTGCAAGAAATATGCAATGCTAAGACAGTAGAGCATTTCAAGAATTAAGacccattaattttatttaaatactCATTTTGTCGATagttttatataatttattatatacattttttttattatcattttattttttcctaatGTAAAGAAttaaatgtattttattttatttttatattgtaatgcgcAAAAATTTTGAGCATTATGAAACGTGCAATTCAAGTAAAAAagttattaattaacaattatttgccaaaggcGAAGTAATTATCGGTGAATTTTTACCGAGACGAAGTTgaggtgaatatttaacaattattattccatgagcgcgcgttggatatgagatggtaaatagccaacgaggcgcgtagcgccgagttggctataaccactctcatatccaacaagcgcgaatggaataattgttttattaaattccttaaactccaaaattttagaagtacgaaatacgagcgaaaaaagcgagaaaatcctagcgaaatcgaaaacagTTGacgaagatgcgatgttgtgtaatacctcgtggtcagacagacgcaggctcatcacaaaaacatttcttaccttttcgcgtatctctaagcttcgaaagtgatccaaactttccacaaaaacgtttttcttttgctttataccgaaagaaatttcgctttctggcgtaaacgtttttagtttagcaacgctaagcgcaatcatttaccatataaggtcaaactaaggtatatgagctgataaccgagattgagtgaaccaatcagagcacgagaattgcattatccgaggttgagaatttaataatcacagataatcactgagcctgaggcgaataattgttttagtataaatacacaggtgattatttcaaaaaagagaaaaaaaaacatttcaacgcgaaatcatcttcacttacagtggcaaaacgactactggcagccattttggccGTCGatgtgattatcggctgataatccgagatagtgagccaatgagagcacgccattttgtataatcacctgtgtgtttatactaaaagatatttaagttattacatgtacttgtatagtgataataattatttatcattGTTCTTTAATGAAAAGTTTAACTGTACAAACTCTCattaattgaattaattaagtcTTCTTTTAGAAGTCTGCGTGTTCTGTTTATCCGAATGGGAATTTGAATCTATAACCTACAATTACTGTAAGGCTCAATCTATGAAGCATGTAATGACCCTGCTTGATTTTATCTTCTTTAATAGAAACGGTGGCTAATGTTGATGAAGTTCTTGGTGAAATGTTCTTAGAGGAAGTTCAACCAACAGAGGAACAGCTTATGGTGAGTAAATTGATAGATTTTGGCTGATTTTGAAAAGACAACACAATATATTAAGCAGCTGTTTCAAAAAGGTTGTAATGAAAAATGCAAGCGTAGATGCGACAGTTGCAAAAGCTGTCGTAAGGAACTTCAAGTtcatacacaaaaaaatctttGACTTCTGTGTTTTAGAGAAAATCTTTAAAAGATTGCAGGTTGGAGATGTTGTGAATGTGTGCTTGCAAGTGTTTAAAAGTTGCTATGTATGCATATTCATGTTGTCAGTAATAAAGGGATCTCTTCATTCATTAAATAAATGTGTACAGAGCTGTCGTTCTGACCACCCTCTGGTATGGCTCTGAGTCATAGTTCACCTATCGTCACCACCTGCAACTCCTTGGGCACTTCCATCAGCGCTGTCTCCGCACCAACtctggccagaccaacactcagggtctttaaataactgaggagaaagtgctgcctttgtaactacatctgcaaatggttaggaTAAGGCCGATAAgccagaggtcccgtctcacagcccttgttcgttaactctgtgggacgttaaagatcccgcACACTTCGCGTGCGAAGCCAAGCCATGAGAGAGAATAAAGGGATCTCTTCATTCATTAAATAAGAAAGCTGAAAATGATTATTGAATATCCCCTTCATGTATATAAATTGTTGGGAGAAAGACTTGTACATGTTTTAGCAG from Montipora capricornis isolate CH-2021 chromosome 12, ASM3666992v2, whole genome shotgun sequence encodes the following:
- the LOC138027661 gene encoding elongation factor G, mitochondrial-like, giving the protein MNIVVEKRDVKTIRNIGVSAHIDSGKTTLTSERLLFYTGRISHMHKSQTLMVNRQMKRYNVPCIAFINKLDRIGANPSRVLSQIRAKLQHTAAFIQLPIGLESVVTGVIDLVRWKAYYFEGNQGSKVVEGVIPEDTVGECTKRRQELIETVANVDEVLGEMFLEEVQPTEEQLMAAIRRVTIRRAFTPVFVG